From a single Candidatus Methylacidiphilales bacterium genomic region:
- a CDS encoding Rne/Rng family ribonuclease produces the protein MAKELVIAGGRHETRVAVLEDDQLVEVYFQRKNEYSLAGSIHKGRVTRVLPGMQSAFVDLGLERDTFLYVSDFFDEEDDIEKVTEGRGAERGPDNGRSEASRSERGDRGDNGRRGRRGRDRGRRGRSNEAPLREAAPAEASEAVEELIEHESIAEFAPNELAGFGDGVEIEVVSEASADRKSESGGTGTRRRRRRNGKPGSFPESKYADPSEDSEPEGNEEAGEEEPESLPEEIVLLPGETRKKLQSKGVTPIVLPLAVGGDEPAEAEEAESEAAPLAMSAGAEAPEMRHAEESTISPVHLLTREALAEEEEAEVMEEVKQHLAEIAREKEEERDYEEAARLDEGQEEGEEEGQEENPEEGDEGEEGDEAEEAEEDEGDEDEIEEAASDETALAEDGEEAAEEVQAELAGDAEGEEESNEGDEAVVLPALGYSAHLRQNEPRTEDGARERGGRRRRRGRGGRERGVEAKVDAPAEAASLPEGQAEEAASLPALLPGESRNRERKPERREERREERREDRRDDKRERRTPPSISELLKEGQEVLVQIAKEPLGQKGARITSHIALPGRYCVYMPTVEHTGVSRKIGSDEERARLKRILQSRRDTIQGGFIIRTAGEGRAESEILADMEFLHSLWMDVRKKAEAKKAPALIYHDLEIVERVLRDQVGPDFKSIWVDNEEIYESVLRFLERFQPAMVARVRMYTRQAPIFDSFGITSELEKALRPKVWLKSGGYIVINQTEALVAIDINTGKFVGRGNRLEDTIVKTNIEAVKEIVRQIRLRDLGGIIVIDFIDMDERKNRLRVMQALEEAMQADRAPYKILQFNDFGLVAITRKRVKQSLERTLCAPCPYCEGSAYVKSVQTVIGEIMNEAKKLAPAVVDAKDVMLRVNPEVAKVFKSTENEYHEELEEVLGRQVMVMSDPLIHQEKFDLG, from the coding sequence ATGGCGAAAGAATTAGTAATTGCGGGTGGCCGCCACGAAACACGCGTGGCCGTGCTCGAAGATGATCAGTTGGTTGAGGTTTACTTCCAAAGGAAGAACGAATACTCGCTGGCGGGTTCCATACACAAAGGCCGGGTAACGCGTGTATTGCCGGGCATGCAGTCGGCGTTTGTAGATCTTGGCTTGGAGCGGGATACGTTCCTTTATGTGTCGGACTTCTTTGACGAGGAGGACGATATTGAAAAGGTGACTGAAGGCCGGGGTGCGGAACGCGGTCCGGATAACGGCCGGAGCGAAGCGAGCCGGAGCGAGCGGGGAGACCGGGGAGACAACGGACGCCGGGGACGGCGTGGGCGTGACCGTGGGCGGCGCGGGAGAAGCAACGAGGCGCCGTTGAGGGAAGCAGCGCCGGCGGAAGCTTCGGAAGCCGTTGAAGAACTGATCGAGCATGAGTCGATTGCCGAGTTTGCCCCGAACGAATTAGCGGGTTTCGGGGACGGCGTGGAAATCGAAGTGGTGAGCGAGGCGAGTGCGGACAGGAAAAGCGAAAGCGGAGGCACGGGCACTCGCCGCCGCCGTCGCCGCAACGGAAAGCCTGGTAGCTTTCCGGAGAGCAAGTACGCGGATCCGTCGGAAGACAGCGAACCCGAAGGCAACGAGGAGGCTGGGGAAGAAGAGCCGGAATCGCTGCCGGAAGAGATTGTGCTGCTTCCGGGAGAAACCCGGAAAAAATTGCAATCCAAGGGAGTTACGCCGATCGTGCTGCCTTTGGCCGTAGGCGGAGACGAGCCGGCAGAGGCTGAAGAAGCCGAAAGCGAGGCCGCGCCGCTGGCTATGAGCGCCGGGGCCGAAGCGCCGGAAATGCGGCACGCCGAGGAATCTACCATTTCCCCTGTCCATCTCTTGACGCGGGAAGCCTTGGCCGAAGAAGAAGAGGCCGAGGTGATGGAGGAAGTGAAGCAGCACCTGGCCGAGATTGCCCGCGAAAAAGAAGAAGAGCGCGACTACGAAGAAGCGGCGCGCTTGGACGAAGGCCAAGAAGAAGGGGAAGAAGAGGGCCAGGAAGAAAATCCGGAAGAGGGAGACGAGGGAGAGGAAGGCGACGAGGCGGAAGAGGCCGAAGAAGACGAAGGCGATGAGGACGAAATAGAGGAAGCGGCATCTGACGAGACGGCGCTGGCGGAAGACGGCGAGGAAGCGGCCGAAGAAGTCCAAGCCGAATTGGCGGGTGACGCCGAAGGAGAAGAGGAATCTAACGAAGGGGACGAAGCCGTTGTGTTGCCGGCCTTGGGTTATTCCGCGCATTTGCGGCAGAATGAGCCGCGAACGGAAGATGGAGCGCGGGAGCGCGGTGGGCGTCGCCGCCGGCGTGGGCGCGGGGGACGCGAACGCGGAGTGGAAGCGAAAGTTGATGCACCCGCTGAAGCTGCTTCCCTGCCCGAAGGCCAAGCGGAAGAGGCAGCATCGTTGCCTGCATTGTTGCCGGGCGAAAGCCGCAACCGTGAGCGCAAGCCGGAGAGACGGGAAGAACGCCGCGAGGAACGGCGGGAAGATCGCCGCGACGATAAACGCGAGCGACGCACACCGCCTTCCATTTCGGAACTGTTGAAAGAAGGCCAAGAAGTATTGGTGCAGATTGCCAAGGAGCCCTTGGGGCAAAAAGGCGCCCGCATCACCTCGCATATCGCCCTGCCGGGCCGCTACTGCGTCTATATGCCAACCGTGGAGCATACGGGCGTTTCCCGCAAGATTGGCAGCGATGAAGAGCGTGCGCGCTTGAAGCGCATTTTGCAATCGCGCCGCGATACGATCCAAGGCGGCTTCATTATTCGGACCGCTGGGGAGGGCCGTGCGGAATCGGAAATTCTGGCGGACATGGAGTTTCTGCATTCCCTGTGGATGGACGTCCGCAAAAAAGCGGAGGCCAAGAAGGCCCCGGCGCTGATTTATCACGATTTGGAAATTGTGGAGCGCGTGCTGCGGGACCAAGTGGGACCGGACTTCAAGTCCATCTGGGTGGATAACGAAGAAATTTACGAAAGTGTGCTTCGTTTTCTGGAGCGTTTCCAGCCGGCAATGGTGGCGCGCGTCCGGATGTACACGCGGCAAGCCCCCATCTTCGATAGCTTCGGCATCACAAGCGAATTGGAAAAGGCGCTGCGGCCGAAGGTGTGGTTAAAGTCTGGTGGCTACATCGTGATCAACCAGACGGAGGCCCTGGTGGCCATCGACATCAACACCGGTAAGTTTGTCGGGCGGGGCAACCGCCTGGAAGACACCATCGTGAAGACGAATATCGAAGCCGTGAAGGAGATCGTGCGGCAAATCCGTCTGCGCGACCTGGGCGGCATTATTGTGATCGACTTCATTGACATGGATGAGCGTAAGAACCGTTTGCGCGTGATGCAAGCACTGGAAGAAGCCATGCAAGCAGACCGCGCACCGTACAAGATTCTCCAGTTCAATGATTTCGGCTTAGTGGCGATTACGCGGAAGCGCGTGAAGCAATCGCTCGAAAGAACGCTCTGCGCGCCGTGCCCGTATTGCGAGGGTTCGGCTTATGTGAAGAGCGTGCAGACGGTAATTGGCGAAATCATGAACGAGGCGAAGAAACTTGCGCCGGCAGTGGTGGACGCCAAGGACGTGATGTTGCGCGTGAACCCGGAAGTGGCCAAGGTCTTCAAGTCTACGGAGAACGAATATCACGAAGAGCTGGAGGAAGTATTGGGCCGCCAGGTGATGGTGATGTCCGATCCGCTGATTCACCAAGAGAAGTTCGACTTGGGGTAG